GAGTACATCCGCCACGTCTCCAGCGGCCTGTTCGCGTGTCCTCCCGGGCTCCCCGCCGCCGACGACTACTGGGGCCGCTCCCTCTTCGCCTGATCTCCGCGAAGCCGCCCGATCGCCGTCGCCGTCGCCAAACCCGCCGCCCCGGCGCCGTCGCCGGACCCGCCGCCCGATCGCCGTCGAGCGGCTGGCCGCCGCGCGCGGGTGGCCGCCGCAGCCGGGTGCGCGGGACGGCCGGGTGCGCGGGACCGCTGTTGGCGTACCGGAAAATGGGGTTCAGCGGAGCGCGGCGTGGAGGAGTTCGACGAGGTCGAGGGCGGCTTCGCCGGTCCAGATCACCGAGCTGACCGCGACGGCGGCGGGGAGCAGGAGGAACAGCGGCGGAGCGGGGCGCGGCTGGGGGCGGAGCAGGTGCGCGACCCGTTTCGGCACGACGCCACCGGGGACGGCGGCGTGCAGGGCCGCGGCGAACGGGCTGCCGGCGCCGCCCAGGGCCGCCACGCCGATGGCGTGGGCCAGGGTCCGGCGGCTGCCCAGGGAGGCGGCGGCGCACTCGTCGGCGGCGCGCTCGATCAGGTAGTCGACGTGCTTGCCGACCCACCAGAGGGCGGGATGGGCGGCGACGGCCAGCTCGGCGAGGCGGGCCAGGCGGTGGTGGTGCTCGGCGAGGTGCGCGTTCTCGTGGGCCAGCAGGGCCTCGAACTGCGGCTCGGTGAGCAGCCCGCGCATGCCGGTGGTGACCACCACGTGCCCGGGGTTGCCCGGGACGGCGAAGGCGCGCGGGGCGTCGTCGGGGAGCATGACCAGGCCGCCCGGACCCGCGGCGGGGACCATGGCCAGCACCCTCCGCTGCCGGCGCCAGCGGAGGGTGACCGCCACGGTGACGGCGACCAGCAGGGTCAGGCTCAGCCACGGGACCCACTCGACGCCGGCGGTGTCGGCGGCGACGACCGCCGCGGACCAGCCGAGACGGTGGCCCACCGCGGGGACCTGGGCCAGGGCGTGCGCGGCGAGCAGGAGCAGGTTCACGGTGCTGGTCGCGGCGACGGTCACGGCGGACCAGGCGACCACCGACGCGGCCCGGCCCGGCGGGAGCCGGTCGGCCAGCAGGCGCACCACCAGCACGGCCAGCGGCGGGACGACCACCACCGACCACAGGAAATGATCGAACACCTCGCTACCTCCCCCGCCGATCGTCTCACCCGGGCGCGGACCCCTGGTGCGCACCCGGGCCGGCATCGACGATCACCTCCGCGGACTCACCGCCGAGCTGACGCAGCGCCCAGCGCGCCCACTCCCGCTGCGCCTCCGCCTGGTACCGGCCCAGCTCCATCGCCAGCCGGCCGAACCGCAGGCCGCCGCGCGGATGCCGATCGGCGTCGGCCGCCTCGGCCAGCGCCCGCAGCTCCGCGGCCAGCCGCTCCGCCTCGGCCAGCTGATCGAGCACCATCGCGCGGGCCTGGGCCGGCTCCAGCGCCGAGATCAGGCACAGCCGCAACGCCTGCTCGTCCCGGACCGCCCGCTCCTTCGGCGGGGCCAGCAGCCACTCCCGCAGCGCGGCCCGGCCGGCGTCGGTGATCGCGTAGGTCCGCCGGCCGCGGGCACCCTCCTCCACCACCTCGACCAGGCCGTCCTCGGCGAGCCGGGCCAGCTCGGGATAGATGTGGCTCTGCCGGGCCGTCCACGCGTAGCGCTGCAGCGACCGCTCGAACCGCAGCGTCAGCGTGTATCCACTGGCCGGCCCGTCCTCGAGCAGGCCGAGCATCGCGAATCGCAGTGACACAGTTGCGCTCCCCTCTAGACACCTACAAATGTACAGGTACGTTTGAAGGCATGGATAACGTGGACGTACTCATCGTGGGTGCCGGTCCCACCGGCCTGACCCTGGCATGCGACCTGGCCCGGCAGGGTGTCGCGAGCCGCGTCGTCGACCAGTCCGCGCAGCCGGGCGCCGGCGGCCGGGGGTTCAGTCTCAAGCCGCTGTCGCTGGCGGCCCTCGACGACCTGGGCCTGACCCGGGCGATCACCACGGCCGGGTTCGTCGAGCGACGGACGCGTTTCCATCGGGGCACCCGGCGCCTGTTCGAGCTGGACACGCCGCCGGCGCCGGTGACCGTCGAGCAGCCGTACCCCAATGTGGTGGCCCTTCCGCAGTGGCGGACCGAGGCCATCCTGCGGGAGCGGCTGGGCGAGCTGGGCGGCAAGGTGGAGTTCGGGATGCGGGTGACCGGGCTGGCCGGCGGCGAGGTGACCTTCGCGGGCGGTGAGCGGGTGCGGGCGCGGTTCGTGGTCGGCGCGGACGGCGGGCGCAGCACGATCCGCCGGGAGCTGGGCATCCCCTTCACCGGGCGGACCGACGAGGACACCCGGGCGATGATCAGTGACGTCCGGCTGGACGGGCTCGACCCGGCCGGCGGGGTGCGCATGTGGCTCTCGCCGGACCGGGGCGTCGCCCTGCTCCGGCCGGTTCCGGAGACCGGCGTCTGGCAGGCGGTGGTGTCGCTCGGGCGGGATCTCGCCGGCGACGAGGACACCCTGCGGCGGCTGCTGACCGAGCGCACCGGGCTGCCCGGACTGCGCGTCACCGAGGTGCTCTGGCACTCGGTGTGGCGGTACAACCTGCGGATCGCCGACCGGTTCCGGGCCGGCCCGGTGTTCCTGGCCGGGGACGCGGCGCACGTGCACAGCCCGTTCGGCGGGCACGGGATGAACACCGGGATCCAGGACGCGTACAACCTGGGGTGGAAGCTCGGGATGGTGGTGCGGGGGCTGGCTCCGCAGGGGCTGCTCGACACGTACGAGAGCGAGCGGATGCCGGTGGCCCGGGCCGTCCTCGCGGACAGCGATCGGCGGATGGGCGGCATGATGAGCTGGCGGTTCGCCCGGCCGCTGGCCGGGCCGCTGCTCAGGGCCGGGTTCGTCAGGCAGCAGCGGAAGACCCGGCGGGACCACCCGGTCTATCCGGCCGGTCCGCTGATCGGCGAGGGCGGCGGGGCACCGGCGCCGGACGGGGCGCTGCCGACCGGTGCCCGGCTGTTCGACCTGTTCCGCGGGTCGCACTTCACCGTGCTCGGGCCCGGGCCGGTGCCGGGGCTCGACCCCGCGCTGGTCCACGTGCACCGGGTGGCCGGGGACTTCCGGGTGGTGCGGCCGGACGGGTATGTCGCGCTGACCTCGCCGACGGCCGGGCCGGTCCGCGCGTATTTCGCTCGGTTCGCCGCCGGGTGAGCGCGACGGGCGCACCGGACGCCGGGCCCGCGCCCGGCCGGCTCGGCGATGACCGGCCGCAGCAAAGGCACGGGCCCGGCCATCGCATGCGGAACGAATACGGAATCGGGTCGCACGGCACCACTCGATATTGTCGGGACGTGAGCGAGACGCGCGGCCGCCGCCGGCCCGGCCAGCTGGAGACCGAGATCATGACCGTGCTGGGCCGGGCCGACCGTCCGCTCACCCCCGGCGAGGTGCGTGACCTGCTCGATCCGACCGGCGAGCTGTCGTACAGCACGGTGGTCACCACGCTCACCCGGCTCTACGAGAAGGGCTCGGCGTCCCGGCACCGTGACGGCCGCGCGTTCCGGTACGGCGCGCCGGACGGCCCGGCCGGGCTGGTCGCCGACCGGATGTCCCGGCTGCTGGCCGTCGAGGCGGATCGGGCGTCGGTGCTGCGGCGCTTCGTCGGCAACCTGGACGCGCGGGACGAGCAGCTGCTCCGCGATCTGCTCGGTGAGTGACGGCAACCTCCCCTTGACGCGGGCTCGCCGGGGAAATGACAAACTTGCAGGATCATGACGCTGACCGATCGCCTTCCCGGCACCGCCGAACCCGACGCCGTCTTCGAAGCCTTCCAGGCCTGGGTGCGGGAGCAGGGCCTGACCCTGTACCCGCACCAGGAGGAGTCGCTGATCGAGATCGCGACCGGATCCAACGTCATCCTGAACACCCCGACCGGCTCCGGTAAGAGCCTGGTCGCCGCCGGCGCGCACTTCGCCGCCCTGGCCGACGGCCGCACCACCTTCTACACCGCGCCGATCAAGGCGCTGGTGAGTGAGAAGTTCTTCGCGCTCTGCGAGATCTTCGGCGCGCACAACGTCGGCATGCTGACCGGCGACGCCAGCGTCAACGCGGACGCCCCGATCATCTGCTGCACCGCCGAGATCCTGGCGAACCTGGCGCTGCGCGAGGGCGCCCGGGCCGACATCGGCCAGGTGGTGATGGACGAGTTCCACTTCTACGCGGAACCGGACCGCGGCTGGGCCTGGCAGGTGCCGCTGATCGAGCTGCCGCAGGCCCAGTTCCTGCTGATGTCGGCCACCCTCGGCGACACCACCCGGTTCGTCGACGACCTGAGCCGGCGTACCGGGCGGGAGACGGCGGTGGTCAGCAACGCCGAGCGTCCGGTGCCGCTGATCTTCTCGTACGCGATGACCCCGCTGCACGAGACGATCGAGGAGCTGCTCTCCACCAAGCAGGCGCCGGTCTACATCGTGCACTTCACCCAGGCGGCCGCGCTGGAACGCGCCCAGTCGCTGATGAGCATCAACATGAGCACCCGCGAGGAGAAGGACAGGATCGCGGCGGCGATCGGCGGGTTCCGGTTCACCGCCGGGTTCGGGCGCACCCTGTCCCGGCTGGTGCGGCACGGCATCGGCGTGCACCATGCCGGCATGCTGCCGAAATACCGCCGGCTGGTGGAGACCCTGGCGCAGGCCGGCCTGCTCAAGGTGATCTGCGGGACGGACACTCTCGGCGTCGGGATCAACGTGCCGATCCGCACGGTGCTGTTCACCGGCCTGTCGAAGTACGACGGCGTGAAGACCCGGCTGCTCAAGGCCCGCGAGTTCCACCAGATCGCCGGCCGGGCCGGCCGCGCCGGGTACGACACCATCGGCACCGTCATCGTGCAGGCCCCGGAACACGTGATCGACAACGAGCGTGCCCTGGCCAAGGCCGGCGACGACCCGAAGAAGCGGCGCAAGGTGGTCCGCAAGAAACCGCCGGAGGGGCAGATCGGCTGGGGCCGGCCCACCTTCGACCGCCTAGTCGAGGCCGAGCCGGAGCCGCTGACCTCGTCCTTCCAGGTCTCGCACGCCATGCTGCTGAACGTGCTGGCCCGCGGCGACGACCCGTTCGAGGCGATGCGGCACCTGCTCACCGACAACCATGAGGACCCGGTGGCGCAGCGCCGGCACATCCGCCGGGCCATCGCGATCGCCCGCGCGCTGATCGCCGGCGGTGTCATCGAGCGAACCGACGCCGGCGCCTACAAGCTGGTCGACGACCTGCAGCTGGACTTCGCGCTGAACCAGGCGCTGTCCCCGTTCGCCCTCGCCTGCCTCGAACTGCTGGACAAGGAGGCGCCGGAGTACCCGCTGGACGTCGTCTCGGTGATCGAGTCGACGCTCGAGGACCCGCGCCAGGTGGTCTCGGCGCAGCGGCAGAAGGCGCGCGGCGAGGCGGTCAACGCGATGAAGTCCGAGGGCATCGAGTACGAGCAGCGGATGGAGCTGCTCGAGGACGTCACCTGGCCGCAGCCGCTGCGCGAGCTGCTCGAGGCGGCCTACGAGACGTACCGTCGCGGCCATCCGTGGGTCGGCGACTACGAGATCAAGCCGAAGTCCGTGGTCCGCGACATGTTCGAGCGGGCCATGACGTTCACCGAGTACATCTCGTTCTACGGCCTGTCCCGCTCCGAGGGGCTGGTGCTGCGCTACCTGGCCGACGCGTTCCGCGCGCTGCGCCAGACCGTCCCCGAGGACGCCCGCACCGAGGAGCTCGGCGACCTGATCGAGTGGCTAGGCGAGCTGGTCCGCCAGGTCGACTCCAGCCTGCTCGACGAGTGGGAGCGGCTGCGCAACCCGGGCGCCGTGGTCGAGGAGGTCCGGATCGACGACAAGCCGCCCGCGGTGACCCGCAACGTGCGCGCGTTCAAGGTGCTGGTCCGCAACGCGATGTTCCGCCGGGTCGAGCTGGCCGCCCTGGGCCGCTACGACGAGCTGGGCGAGCTGGACGGCGAGTCCGGCTGGACCGCGGAGCGCTGGCGCAAGGCCATCGAGGAGTACTTCGACGAGTACGACGAGATGGGCACCGGCCCGTCCGCGCGCGGCCCGGCGTTCCTGCACCTCGACGCCGGTCCGGCGGTGTGGACGGTCCGTCAGGTCTTCGAGGACCCGGACGGCGACCACGACTGGGGCATCGACGCCACCGTCGACCTGGCCGCCTCCGACGAGGCCGGCAGCGCCGCCATCACCATCCTCGCGGTCGGCCCGCACTAGGCTTGCGGTCCGCCGCTTGCCGGTACGGCCGGCGCGCGCTGGTACCGGCATGTACCAGTGGTGGCGCCCGCCGGTCGTACCGTCGTCGCATGACGCCACGACCGACGCCGGACCCGAGCATCGGGGAACGCATCCGGGATCGCCGCCTGCGCCGCGGCTGGAGTATCCGCTACGCCGCCAGCCGGGCCGGCGTCTCGCACGCCACCTGGAGCCGGATCGAACGGGGGCGGCAGGCGGCGGACAACCGGTTCGTGCTGGCCGACCTGGCCACCGCCCTGGAGTGCTCGCCGGCCGAGCTCGCCGGGACCTCGGTCCCGGCCG
This window of the Actinoplanes oblitus genome carries:
- a CDS encoding M56 family metallopeptidase encodes the protein MFDHFLWSVVVVPPLAVLVVRLLADRLPPGRAASVVAWSAVTVAATSTVNLLLLAAHALAQVPAVGHRLGWSAAVVAADTAGVEWVPWLSLTLLVAVTVAVTLRWRRQRRVLAMVPAAGPGGLVMLPDDAPRAFAVPGNPGHVVVTTGMRGLLTEPQFEALLAHENAHLAEHHHRLARLAELAVAAHPALWWVGKHVDYLIERAADECAAASLGSRRTLAHAIGVAALGGAGSPFAAALHAAVPGGVVPKRVAHLLRPQPRPAPPLFLLLPAAVAVSSVIWTGEAALDLVELLHAALR
- a CDS encoding PadR family transcriptional regulator, whose protein sequence is MSLRFAMLGLLEDGPASGYTLTLRFERSLQRYAWTARQSHIYPELARLAEDGLVEVVEEGARGRRTYAITDAGRAALREWLLAPPKERAVRDEQALRLCLISALEPAQARAMVLDQLAEAERLAAELRALAEAADADRHPRGGLRFGRLAMELGRYQAEAQREWARWALRQLGGESAEVIVDAGPGAHQGSAPG
- a CDS encoding FAD-dependent monooxygenase, producing the protein MDNVDVLIVGAGPTGLTLACDLARQGVASRVVDQSAQPGAGGRGFSLKPLSLAALDDLGLTRAITTAGFVERRTRFHRGTRRLFELDTPPAPVTVEQPYPNVVALPQWRTEAILRERLGELGGKVEFGMRVTGLAGGEVTFAGGERVRARFVVGADGGRSTIRRELGIPFTGRTDEDTRAMISDVRLDGLDPAGGVRMWLSPDRGVALLRPVPETGVWQAVVSLGRDLAGDEDTLRRLLTERTGLPGLRVTEVLWHSVWRYNLRIADRFRAGPVFLAGDAAHVHSPFGGHGMNTGIQDAYNLGWKLGMVVRGLAPQGLLDTYESERMPVARAVLADSDRRMGGMMSWRFARPLAGPLLRAGFVRQQRKTRRDHPVYPAGPLIGEGGGAPAPDGALPTGARLFDLFRGSHFTVLGPGPVPGLDPALVHVHRVAGDFRVVRPDGYVALTSPTAGPVRAYFARFAAG
- a CDS encoding BlaI/MecI/CopY family transcriptional regulator, which gives rise to MSETRGRRRPGQLETEIMTVLGRADRPLTPGEVRDLLDPTGELSYSTVVTTLTRLYEKGSASRHRDGRAFRYGAPDGPAGLVADRMSRLLAVEADRASVLRRFVGNLDARDEQLLRDLLGE
- a CDS encoding DEAD/DEAH box helicase, coding for MTLTDRLPGTAEPDAVFEAFQAWVREQGLTLYPHQEESLIEIATGSNVILNTPTGSGKSLVAAGAHFAALADGRTTFYTAPIKALVSEKFFALCEIFGAHNVGMLTGDASVNADAPIICCTAEILANLALREGARADIGQVVMDEFHFYAEPDRGWAWQVPLIELPQAQFLLMSATLGDTTRFVDDLSRRTGRETAVVSNAERPVPLIFSYAMTPLHETIEELLSTKQAPVYIVHFTQAAALERAQSLMSINMSTREEKDRIAAAIGGFRFTAGFGRTLSRLVRHGIGVHHAGMLPKYRRLVETLAQAGLLKVICGTDTLGVGINVPIRTVLFTGLSKYDGVKTRLLKAREFHQIAGRAGRAGYDTIGTVIVQAPEHVIDNERALAKAGDDPKKRRKVVRKKPPEGQIGWGRPTFDRLVEAEPEPLTSSFQVSHAMLLNVLARGDDPFEAMRHLLTDNHEDPVAQRRHIRRAIAIARALIAGGVIERTDAGAYKLVDDLQLDFALNQALSPFALACLELLDKEAPEYPLDVVSVIESTLEDPRQVVSAQRQKARGEAVNAMKSEGIEYEQRMELLEDVTWPQPLRELLEAAYETYRRGHPWVGDYEIKPKSVVRDMFERAMTFTEYISFYGLSRSEGLVLRYLADAFRALRQTVPEDARTEELGDLIEWLGELVRQVDSSLLDEWERLRNPGAVVEEVRIDDKPPAVTRNVRAFKVLVRNAMFRRVELAALGRYDELGELDGESGWTAERWRKAIEEYFDEYDEMGTGPSARGPAFLHLDAGPAVWTVRQVFEDPDGDHDWGIDATVDLAASDEAGSAAITILAVGPH